The Bacillus sp. Marseille-Q1617 genome has a segment encoding these proteins:
- a CDS encoding sodium/proline symporter: MILAIGIIYLLGILVIGLLSMRHQKDMDTFYTGGRRFGPWLVALAVSSTTMSGYGFIGLTGLVYEHGYAIFMIGIFATAGIFVSFLVLAKPMRRITQKFGALTIPDLLEVRYNSKAIRAITALAILGGAIGYQMAQYKALGNMLQTVLGVDYKIALFIGVAILTVYVVGGGMISAVWTDFIQMIVMVAGALIVFIGGMKMVGGMSQLNSELAGINPNMVQAFHTTGPIGIFAFISYFFIYVIGHQGQPHVVSKFYMIKKLSMLKWACIIAAGTYGLTALLWFVGLYTKVMVNRGEMAAPSSPDMVAPMFIETFFPPVIAGLIFAAVMAAIMSTSEAFLLVASSSIVRDIYQQIIKKGEKLPEKKELALSRWFTLVIIVLTFLLSLNPPDLVGWLGNASWGIFAASLVPVLSIGILWKRATRVAAIWSSALGFIFSIGLYILKVKGIYVPALDTGAIAMIISTVSLVGISLITKQEASPIFEKTSKEKTAGEDPAAANFS; this comes from the coding sequence ATGATATTAGCCATTGGGATCATTTATTTGCTTGGTATATTGGTTATCGGATTACTTTCAATGAGGCATCAAAAAGATATGGATACGTTTTATACGGGAGGAAGGAGGTTCGGCCCCTGGCTTGTGGCTCTTGCCGTCTCTTCCACAACCATGTCGGGGTACGGATTTATCGGGCTGACGGGACTCGTTTATGAACATGGTTATGCCATATTTATGATCGGAATCTTTGCCACGGCAGGAATATTTGTCAGCTTTCTAGTCTTGGCAAAGCCAATGAGACGGATTACACAAAAATTTGGTGCATTGACGATTCCAGATTTGTTGGAAGTCCGCTATAACAGTAAGGCCATTCGCGCGATCACCGCCCTGGCGATATTAGGCGGCGCGATCGGATACCAGATGGCTCAATACAAAGCGCTGGGGAACATGCTGCAAACTGTTCTTGGGGTGGACTATAAGATCGCATTGTTTATCGGGGTGGCGATCTTGACCGTATACGTTGTCGGCGGTGGTATGATCAGCGCTGTCTGGACAGATTTCATTCAAATGATCGTCATGGTGGCCGGTGCTCTGATCGTCTTCATCGGCGGGATGAAAATGGTGGGCGGTATGTCCCAGCTTAACTCGGAACTTGCGGGGATAAACCCTAATATGGTGCAGGCATTCCATACAACAGGCCCGATCGGCATTTTCGCTTTTATCTCTTATTTCTTCATTTATGTAATCGGCCATCAAGGACAGCCGCATGTTGTTTCAAAGTTTTACATGATCAAAAAACTTTCCATGCTGAAATGGGCGTGCATCATTGCTGCAGGTACATATGGACTCACTGCCCTCTTATGGTTTGTCGGTCTATACACAAAAGTCATGGTCAATCGCGGGGAAATGGCAGCTCCTTCCTCTCCGGATATGGTGGCACCCATGTTTATCGAAACCTTCTTCCCGCCAGTGATTGCCGGATTAATCTTTGCCGCTGTCATGGCTGCGATCATGTCAACAAGTGAAGCGTTCTTGCTGGTTGCAAGTTCTTCTATTGTCAGGGATATCTATCAGCAGATTATTAAAAAAGGAGAAAAGCTTCCGGAAAAGAAAGAATTAGCCCTGTCGAGATGGTTTACACTCGTCATTATCGTTTTGACATTCCTGCTTTCCTTAAATCCGCCGGATCTCGTAGGATGGCTCGGCAACGCTTCATGGGGAATTTTTGCCGCTTCATTGGTGCCGGTATTAAGCATCGGAATCCTTTGGAAACGCGCCACTCGAGTAGCGGCCATCTGGTCATCAGCCCTTGGCTTCATTTTCAGTATCGGCCTATACATTTTAAAAGTGAAGGGGATCTATGTTCCAGCACTTGATACAGGAGCCATCGCGATGATTATTTCAACCGTGTCGCTGGTCGGAATCTCCCTCATCACAAAACAAGAAGCAAGTCCGATATTCGAAAAAACCTCGAAAGAAAAAACAGCCGGGGAAGACCCGGCGGCAGCTAACTTTTCATAA
- a CDS encoding enoyl-CoA hydratase → MKKIQVVSWSKQQCIATVIIDNPPVNVLSADVIEQLSAAADEIGSDSSVKVVILTSAGEKAFVAGGDIKGFPDWTGKGVELAKQKSLWLQEPLNKIERLPQPTIAAINGFALGGGCELALSCDIRIAEEQVKIGLPEIKLGLFPGAGGTQRLPRLVGKARAKEMIFTGEPLTAEEANRIGLVNHVVPKGQSLNKAVELAEKISRYSSPSLSFAKRSIDNGFEQHVDEGLVTEAEYFGQVFQTKDVKEGVEAFIQKREPNFVDR, encoded by the coding sequence ATGAAAAAAATCCAAGTTGTTTCATGGTCAAAACAGCAATGTATTGCCACGGTTATCATTGATAATCCGCCTGTGAATGTGCTGAGCGCCGATGTGATCGAACAATTATCAGCTGCCGCGGATGAAATTGGAAGCGATTCCAGTGTGAAGGTGGTCATACTGACTAGTGCCGGCGAAAAGGCATTTGTGGCGGGAGGAGATATTAAAGGGTTTCCTGACTGGACTGGCAAAGGGGTGGAGCTGGCCAAGCAAAAATCGCTTTGGCTGCAGGAACCGCTCAATAAGATTGAACGGCTGCCCCAGCCAACGATTGCTGCGATTAATGGCTTTGCATTAGGCGGCGGATGCGAACTTGCTTTAAGCTGTGACATTCGGATTGCGGAAGAACAGGTCAAGATCGGCCTTCCTGAAATAAAGCTGGGGTTGTTTCCAGGGGCGGGAGGAACGCAAAGACTGCCGAGACTTGTAGGAAAAGCAAGGGCAAAGGAAATGATCTTCACAGGAGAGCCATTGACCGCTGAAGAAGCGAACCGGATTGGATTGGTCAATCACGTGGTTCCTAAGGGCCAATCCTTGAATAAAGCGGTTGAGCTAGCAGAAAAAATCAGCCGTTATTCTTCTCCATCCTTGTCTTTTGCCAAACGATCCATTGATAACGGATTTGAGCAGCATGTGGATGAAGGGCTTGTCACAGAAGCTGAATATTTCGGCCAGGTTTTTCAAACGAAGGACGTGAAGGAGGGGGTGGAGGCTTTTATCCAAAAACGGGAGCCGAACTTTGTTGACCGGTAA
- a CDS encoding class I adenylate-forming enzyme family protein: MDVGYFTRRMANDLNPQNPSKIAIREESGNSWTYSNLHRISNGYANKLREMGVRKGDRVGILLYNCLEYFGLYFAAAKIGAIAVRLNFRLSSKEFEYLLNDSDTKILCFHSDLASELEPVRSQVSVQRYICLQNEDGNIPNWAESWRVLENGPTDELRSETIKLNEPVMLMYTSGTTGRPKGAIWTHETTFWFSSMQALKWNFTGNEVGMTTGPLYHVGAMEDIALPILMMGGTVIITRSQGFEIGRILGVMERERVSDCFLFPFMIYEMLNDPDIGKYQLKELKTIYTGGDPLMPWALEKLKKKFPHIGVVQVYGLTEGTPIAASLNPEDVFTKGHTVGKPLPLTEIHIIDENGDQIPTGEVGEIAIKSPAVSAGYWRKPDATRETFVNGFCRTGDLGQLDQDGYLTIAGRKKDMIRSGGENIYAAEIEDVLYRIDGIREVSIIGVPDPHYIEAVCAVVVKKEGAHLTEQEIIDYCKSQLASYKKPRKVIFVKELPRTPSGKVQKFILRNQYSHT, translated from the coding sequence TTGGATGTCGGATATTTTACAAGAAGAATGGCGAACGATTTGAACCCTCAGAACCCATCCAAAATCGCCATTAGAGAAGAGTCGGGAAATTCGTGGACCTACAGTAATCTTCATCGGATATCGAATGGTTATGCAAATAAGCTTCGCGAAATGGGTGTGAGAAAAGGGGATCGTGTTGGGATTCTGCTCTATAACTGCTTGGAATATTTCGGTCTTTATTTCGCTGCTGCCAAGATCGGGGCGATTGCTGTCCGGCTTAATTTTCGGCTCTCAAGCAAGGAGTTCGAATACCTGCTAAACGACTCGGATACAAAAATACTTTGTTTCCATTCTGATTTGGCGAGTGAGCTGGAGCCAGTTCGCAGTCAAGTCTCTGTGCAGCGGTATATTTGCCTTCAAAACGAAGACGGGAACATTCCAAATTGGGCTGAGAGCTGGCGAGTTTTAGAAAATGGGCCGACAGACGAACTGAGGTCTGAAACCATCAAACTGAACGAACCGGTCATGCTGATGTATACGTCGGGAACGACCGGCAGGCCCAAGGGTGCGATCTGGACTCACGAAACGACCTTTTGGTTTTCATCAATGCAGGCATTAAAGTGGAATTTTACCGGAAATGAGGTCGGCATGACGACCGGACCCCTGTACCATGTGGGGGCCATGGAAGATATCGCCCTTCCCATCCTGATGATGGGAGGAACAGTGATCATCACAAGAAGCCAGGGATTTGAGATTGGCAGGATCCTGGGCGTGATGGAAAGGGAGCGTGTGAGCGATTGTTTTTTATTCCCCTTCATGATTTATGAAATGCTGAATGATCCGGATATAGGCAAGTATCAGCTGAAAGAATTGAAGACGATTTATACAGGGGGAGATCCCCTCATGCCTTGGGCGCTTGAAAAATTAAAGAAAAAATTCCCGCATATAGGGGTCGTTCAGGTGTATGGACTGACGGAAGGAACGCCGATTGCCGCCTCATTGAACCCCGAGGATGTATTTACAAAAGGTCATACAGTTGGAAAGCCTCTGCCTCTTACGGAAATTCATATTATTGATGAAAATGGGGACCAGATCCCTACAGGTGAGGTTGGGGAGATTGCCATTAAGAGTCCTGCTGTTTCAGCCGGCTATTGGAGAAAGCCTGATGCCACTCGGGAAACGTTCGTAAATGGTTTTTGCCGGACAGGGGATTTGGGCCAACTTGATCAGGATGGTTACCTGACCATTGCAGGCAGGAAAAAAGATATGATCCGGAGCGGCGGCGAGAATATATATGCAGCTGAAATCGAGGATGTACTCTACCGGATTGACGGCATAAGGGAGGTCTCCATCATAGGTGTTCCCGATCCTCACTATATCGAAGCTGTTTGCGCCGTTGTCGTGAAAAAGGAGGGAGCACATCTTACAGAGCAAGAAATTATTGATTACTGTAAAAGTCAGCTTGCCAGCTACAAGAAGCCAAGAAAAGTCATATTCGTAAAAGAATTGCCGCGCACGCCATCCGGGAAGGTGCAGAAATTCATTTTGCGAAATCAATACAGCCATACATGA
- a CDS encoding sigma-54-dependent Fis family transcriptional regulator — protein MRSTKLFINDHLLDLIFESAYYGIVIVDCEGIIQYISNNYCEFLEADREAVIGKHVTDVIENTRMHLVPRTGQKDIADVQMLRGEFVIANRIPIIEDNEILGAIGTILFKDLDDWKKMNSHIKDVLSELNYYRNEWETENGLKYSLHDLIGKTPEVIELKERVKRVASGDISVLLRGESGTGKEILAQSIHKLSERSDKPFVKVNCGSIPEHLLESELFGYEEGAFTGAKKGGKIGKFEFAAGGTIFLDEIGDMPQHMQVKLLRVLQEKEFEPVGALQPKKINIRVIAATNRPLEKMIEDKLFREDLFYRVNAVQLFIPPLRARTEDIHLLVDHFLKKVTARIGKRVTSVCPEALSIIEQYNWPGNIRELENVIDAGVHLSDGEEMRIEALPDYLKNSKTTKMEKRSLKSIIEETEKKAIERALKQFGYDKNKAAESLGIGNSTIYDKIKKYAITDCIE, from the coding sequence ATGAGGAGTACCAAACTGTTTATTAATGACCACTTGCTTGACCTCATTTTTGAGAGTGCCTATTACGGGATTGTCATTGTGGATTGCGAGGGGATTATCCAATACATAAGTAATAACTATTGTGAGTTTTTAGAGGCAGACCGGGAAGCGGTGATTGGGAAGCATGTCACAGATGTGATTGAAAATACCAGGATGCATCTGGTGCCCCGGACAGGGCAAAAGGATATTGCGGATGTGCAGATGCTTAGGGGAGAGTTCGTGATTGCCAATCGCATTCCCATCATCGAAGACAATGAAATCCTGGGGGCGATCGGGACCATCCTTTTCAAGGATCTTGATGATTGGAAGAAAATGAACAGTCATATAAAAGATGTCCTTTCTGAGCTCAATTATTATCGTAATGAATGGGAAACCGAGAATGGACTTAAGTATTCCCTTCATGATCTTATCGGTAAGACTCCGGAGGTCATCGAATTAAAAGAACGGGTGAAACGAGTGGCCAGCGGGGATATTTCCGTACTGCTCAGGGGGGAGAGCGGGACCGGAAAGGAGATCCTGGCCCAGAGTATACATAAACTTAGTGAGCGCAGCGACAAGCCCTTTGTAAAAGTGAATTGCGGTTCTATTCCGGAACATTTGCTGGAATCGGAGCTTTTTGGGTATGAGGAAGGTGCCTTTACGGGTGCGAAAAAAGGAGGGAAAATCGGAAAGTTTGAGTTTGCTGCGGGCGGGACGATCTTTCTGGATGAGATAGGGGATATGCCTCAGCACATGCAGGTAAAACTGCTGCGTGTCCTGCAAGAAAAGGAATTCGAGCCGGTGGGGGCACTGCAGCCAAAAAAGATCAATATCCGTGTGATTGCTGCAACGAATCGTCCCCTGGAAAAAATGATCGAAGACAAGCTGTTCCGTGAGGATTTATTTTACCGGGTCAATGCTGTTCAGCTTTTCATTCCTCCGCTAAGAGCGAGGACGGAGGATATCCATTTGCTAGTAGATCATTTCCTTAAAAAAGTAACGGCAAGGATCGGGAAGCGTGTCACATCTGTCTGTCCAGAAGCCCTTTCTATCATCGAACAATATAACTGGCCGGGGAATATAAGGGAGTTGGAAAATGTCATCGATGCAGGTGTTCATCTTTCAGATGGCGAGGAAATGAGGATCGAGGCTTTGCCGGATTACTTGAAAAACAGCAAGACCACCAAAATGGAAAAGCGAAGTCTGAAGAGTATTATAGAAGAAACAGAAAAGAAAGCAATCGAAAGGGCTCTAAAACAGTTCGGCTACGATAAAAATAAGGCTGCGGAGTCGCTTGGAATAGGGAATTCTACGATATATGACAAAATTAAAAAATACGCTATTACTGATTGTATTGAATAA